One Ignavibacteriales bacterium genomic region harbors:
- a CDS encoding gamma carbonic anhydrase family protein produces MDASEVSRLKNYENELKLFPYQDLFPDLHESVFLASGVKIVGDVKIGKDSSIWYNTVIRGDVHYVKIGEMTNIQDCSMLHVTNGRYPLNIGNKVTIGHSVKLHGCTLQDLCLIGIGSIILDGALIESISMVAAGAVVKPNYVVPSGKLVAGVPARVVRDLTQEEINDLEASARRYKKYTEITADSLNKMKNK; encoded by the coding sequence ATGGATGCCTCCGAAGTATCAAGATTAAAAAACTATGAAAATGAATTAAAACTTTTTCCTTATCAGGATTTATTTCCTGATTTACATGAATCTGTTTTTCTTGCTTCGGGTGTAAAAATTGTTGGTGATGTAAAGATTGGTAAAGATTCTAGCATTTGGTATAACACTGTTATTCGAGGTGATGTTCATTACGTTAAGATTGGAGAAATGACAAATATCCAAGATTGTTCTATGCTTCACGTAACCAATGGTAGATATCCATTAAACATCGGCAATAAAGTAACAATTGGGCATTCAGTAAAGTTGCACGGCTGTACTTTGCAGGATTTATGTTTAATAGGAATTGGTTCAATAATTTTAGATGGAGCTTTAATAGAATCAATTTCTATGGTTGCTGCAGGTGCAGTTGTAAAACCGAATTATGTTGTTCCATCTGGAAAATTGGTTGCTGGTGTACCTGCAAGAGTGGTTCGTGATCTTACACAAGAAGAGATAAATGATTTAGAAGCCTCTGCAAGACGATATAAAAAATACACTGAAATTACAGCTGATTCATTAAACAAAATGAAAAATAAATAA
- a CDS encoding S41 family peptidase translates to MSFKSVKFPYLLFTAVVGIVLGVFLEKAFSEDNLRDSIRKFNDVLTFTEKYYVEEVDTQKLVESAINGMLNELDPHSVYIPPAQFTQVEESFRGDFEGIGIEFQIVNDTLTVVSAISGGPSEALGILSGDRIVKIDDQDVIGITNDDVRNKLRGKAGSEVKVSIGRVGVAKLIDYNIVRDKIPLYSVDTHFMMENNTGYVSVSRFSETTYDELVDALNDLNKNGMQRVVVDLRGNPGGYLNQAVKISDLFISGKKKIVYTEGRRKEFDEVYYASQSSPFEEIPLIVLINRGSASASEIVSGAVQDWDRGLIVGETSFGKGLVQRQFDLSDNSALRLTISQYFTPSGRLIQRDYKSKKNKEDYYSERDTTEEEGDNINHTVEQDSVRPEYKTGKGRIVYGGGGITPDYIVKSEMVTSYTQNLLRNNLFYTFILSYLDKNSASIKNKFNNDLVSFRNNYKISDDILKNFIEFAKNKDVAFNEEDYLKDKDYISSRLKAQVARNFWKNEGWYSVLLNQDNQLNKALTLFNEAKDLAKLK, encoded by the coding sequence ATGTCATTTAAATCTGTAAAGTTTCCTTATCTGTTATTTACTGCTGTAGTTGGAATTGTCCTTGGAGTGTTTTTAGAAAAAGCATTTTCTGAAGATAACCTGCGTGATAGCATCAGAAAATTTAACGATGTATTAACCTTTACTGAAAAATATTATGTAGAAGAAGTTGATACTCAAAAGTTAGTTGAATCCGCAATAAACGGAATGTTAAACGAATTAGATCCACACTCAGTTTATATACCACCAGCACAGTTTACCCAGGTTGAAGAATCATTTCGTGGTGATTTTGAGGGGATAGGAATTGAATTCCAGATTGTAAATGATACCCTTACAGTTGTGTCTGCAATTTCTGGTGGACCGAGTGAAGCATTAGGAATATTATCAGGTGATAGAATTGTTAAAATTGATGATCAGGATGTAATTGGAATTACAAATGATGATGTACGAAATAAACTTAGAGGTAAAGCAGGTTCAGAAGTTAAAGTTTCTATTGGCAGAGTTGGTGTTGCAAAACTCATTGATTACAATATCGTAAGAGATAAAATTCCATTGTATTCGGTTGATACTCATTTTATGATGGAAAATAATACCGGATACGTGAGTGTTTCTAGATTTTCTGAAACAACTTATGATGAATTAGTTGATGCGTTGAATGATTTAAATAAAAATGGTATGCAACGGGTTGTTGTTGATTTACGTGGTAACCCTGGAGGTTATTTAAATCAAGCAGTTAAGATCAGTGATCTTTTTATAAGTGGAAAAAAGAAAATTGTTTATACTGAAGGCAGAAGAAAAGAATTTGATGAAGTTTATTATGCATCACAATCTTCTCCGTTTGAAGAAATTCCTTTAATAGTTCTGATTAATCGTGGAAGTGCTTCTGCTAGTGAAATTGTTTCTGGTGCCGTGCAGGATTGGGATCGTGGTTTAATTGTAGGCGAAACATCATTTGGAAAAGGACTCGTTCAAAGACAATTTGATTTATCTGATAATTCTGCATTACGTTTAACGATTTCACAATATTTTACTCCAAGCGGAAGACTTATCCAACGTGATTATAAAAGCAAAAAAAATAAAGAAGATTATTATTCGGAAAGAGACACTACGGAAGAAGAAGGTGACAACATCAACCATACTGTTGAACAGGATTCTGTTAGACCTGAATACAAAACGGGAAAGGGAAGAATCGTATATGGCGGCGGAGGTATAACTCCGGATTATATTGTTAAATCAGAAATGGTTACATCTTATACGCAAAATCTTTTAAGAAATAATTTATTTTACACTTTTATTCTTTCTTATTTAGATAAGAATTCTGCATCTATAAAAAATAAGTTTAATAATGATTTAGTATCGTTTAGAAATAATTATAAAATAAGCGATGATATACTTAAGAACTTTATTGAGTTTGCAAAGAATAAAGACGTTGCTTTTAATGAAGAAGATTATTTAAAAGATAAAGATTATATATCATCTAGATTGAAAGCCCAGGTGGCCAGAAATTTTTGGAAGAATGAAGGCTGGTATTCAGTACTCTTGAATCAGGACAACCAACTAAATAAAGCACTTACACTTTTTAATGAAGCAAAAGATTTAGCAAAATTAAAATGA
- the scpB gene encoding SMC-Scp complex subunit ScpB: MDKTYTSIIEALIFSSDEPISENEIIRAIKGIDGEEIEINSSDIHLAVEELNNKYEANENSFKIKKIANGFIFATTEINAKYVGFLSSEKSKRRLSQAALETLAIIAYKQPITKPELEQIRGVNSDYILNTLLEKNLITITGRAETIGRPLLYGTTTEFLKYFGLFNLSDLPKPREIEEIMKDEDFIEQKNKIMMNLVEETLEKELESSEENNDETE; the protein is encoded by the coding sequence ATGGATAAAACATATACATCAATTATTGAAGCTTTAATATTTTCTTCAGATGAACCAATTTCTGAAAATGAAATTATCCGTGCTATAAAAGGAATTGACGGCGAAGAAATTGAAATCAATTCTTCAGATATTCATTTAGCTGTAGAAGAACTGAACAATAAATATGAGGCAAATGAAAATTCGTTTAAGATAAAGAAAATTGCTAATGGGTTTATTTTTGCAACAACAGAGATAAACGCAAAGTATGTTGGTTTTCTATCATCCGAAAAATCCAAAAGAAGATTAAGCCAGGCTGCGTTGGAAACTCTTGCTATCATTGCGTATAAACAACCTATTACAAAACCGGAATTAGAACAAATACGCGGAGTTAATTCTGATTACATCTTAAACACACTTTTAGAGAAAAATCTAATTACAATTACAGGTAGGGCAGAAACAATTGGCAGACCGTTACTTTATGGAACAACAACAGAATTCTTAAAGTATTTTGGATTGTTTAATTTAAGTGATCTTCCAAAGCCACGTGAGATAGAAGAGATTATGAAGGATGAAGATTTTATTGAACAAAAAAATAAAATAATGATGAACTTAGTTGAAGAAACCCTCGAAAAGGAATTGGAAAGCTCAGAAGAAAATAATGACGAGACTGAATAA
- a CDS encoding HPr kinase/phosphorylase, with product MIKIDQNSISRKECITVGFLFKHAQSICRLTLKTSNNDFEKKIVDQNLHRPGLALAGFVDLFSYTRVQVFGNTEMRYLEQLSDEQKIESLDRIFKFNIPCIILTDNNTPSKLLIEKSNEKKVPLFTTSYSTTKLVYLLSDFLDDQFSPRITLHGAFVDVYGVGVLFGGKSGIGKSEVALDLIERGHRLVADDVIILTKKGENILMGSGSELGHKFMEIRGLGIIDIQSMFGVRAIRFQKRLEIVVELESWDENTEYTRTGLDDKFITIMDVEIPYIKLPIIPGKNITVISEVISLNYLLKHYGHDAAKIFQERLNERIKNKTGLDDRGVDYFEHDFE from the coding sequence ATGATTAAAATTGATCAGAATTCAATAAGTCGTAAAGAATGTATTACTGTTGGTTTTCTTTTCAAACATGCTCAAAGCATTTGTAGACTTACTCTAAAAACTTCAAATAATGATTTCGAAAAAAAAATTGTAGATCAAAATCTTCATCGGCCAGGGTTAGCCCTGGCTGGTTTTGTTGATTTGTTTTCATACACACGTGTTCAAGTGTTTGGTAATACTGAAATGCGTTATCTTGAGCAGCTTAGTGATGAACAAAAAATAGAATCTTTGGACAGGATATTTAAATTTAATATTCCTTGCATCATTCTTACTGATAATAATACTCCTTCTAAACTGCTGATTGAAAAATCAAACGAAAAAAAAGTTCCTTTGTTTACCACAAGTTATTCGACAACCAAACTGGTATACTTATTAAGTGATTTTCTCGATGATCAATTTTCACCCAGAATAACTTTACACGGTGCTTTTGTAGATGTTTATGGAGTTGGAGTTTTATTCGGTGGAAAATCCGGCATCGGAAAAAGTGAAGTTGCGCTTGACTTGATTGAACGTGGTCATCGTTTGGTTGCGGATGATGTCATTATCCTTACTAAAAAAGGCGAAAATATTTTGATGGGCTCGGGTTCAGAACTTGGTCATAAGTTTATGGAAATTCGTGGATTAGGTATTATTGATATTCAAAGTATGTTTGGTGTTAGAGCAATCAGATTTCAAAAAAGACTTGAAATTGTTGTTGAACTTGAATCGTGGGATGAAAATACTGAATATACCAGGACCGGATTAGATGATAAGTTTATAACAATAATGGATGTTGAAATTCCTTATATAAAACTTCCAATTATTCCTGGTAAAAACATTACAGTTATTTCTGAAGTGATTAGCTTAAACTATCTGCTTAAACATTATGGTCATGATGCTGCAAAAATATTTCAAGAAAGGCTTAATGAGAGAATAAAGAATAAAACCGGTTTGGATGATAGGGGAGTTGACTATTTTGAGCACGATTTCGAGTAA
- the lysS gene encoding lysine--tRNA ligase: MENSAQPTVNELIKRRYEELEELTLKGFETFAYSFDVDSDSKKIKDSFVVGSEMNVRIAGRIMAIRRMGKASFAHIQDHTGRIQVYLKRDEIVESYDAFKLMDIGDIVGVEGFVFITKTGETSVHTRELKLLSKSLQPLPIAKEIINEQGEKIIFDQFADKELRYRRRYVDLIVNPDIKDVFIKRSKIISAIRSFLDSSGYLEVETPILQPLYGGAAARPFVTHHNALDTELYLRIADELYLKRLIVGGFNGVYEISKDFRNEGMDRSHNPEFTMMELYVPYKDYNWMMEYVEKMIEHVCNNVFNTLLFNVDGTEINFKAPWKRLSMIEAIKNKTELNVLDCSMDDLKSASKKVGIDVSTIHSRAKYIDELFSATVEPELIQPTFIIDYPLELSPLAKKHRTKEGVVERFEGYVFRREICNAFSELNDPIDQRNRFEDQVKMREEGDDEAHQIDEDFIRALEFGMPPTAGLGVGIDRLVMLFTDQPSIRDVVFFPQMKPEVKS, from the coding sequence TTGGAAAATAGTGCTCAACCTACAGTTAATGAATTAATTAAAAGAAGATACGAAGAGCTTGAAGAATTAACTTTAAAAGGATTTGAAACATTTGCTTACTCTTTTGATGTGGATTCTGATTCAAAAAAAATTAAAGACTCATTTGTTGTGGGATCAGAAATGAATGTTAGGATTGCCGGTAGAATAATGGCAATCAGAAGAATGGGTAAAGCATCTTTCGCTCACATTCAAGATCATACCGGCAGAATACAAGTCTATCTTAAAAGAGATGAAATAGTAGAATCATACGATGCATTCAAGTTGATGGATATTGGAGATATAGTTGGTGTCGAAGGTTTTGTCTTTATAACTAAGACTGGGGAAACTTCTGTTCATACAAGAGAATTGAAATTATTATCGAAATCATTGCAGCCTCTACCAATAGCAAAAGAAATTATAAATGAACAAGGTGAAAAAATTATCTTCGATCAATTTGCGGACAAAGAATTAAGGTACAGAAGAAGATATGTAGATTTGATTGTTAATCCAGATATAAAAGACGTTTTTATAAAAAGAAGTAAAATTATTTCTGCTATCAGAAGTTTTCTTGATTCAAGTGGATATTTGGAAGTTGAAACACCAATTTTACAGCCACTTTATGGAGGTGCAGCAGCACGCCCATTTGTAACTCATCACAACGCGCTGGACACAGAATTGTATTTAAGAATTGCAGATGAACTTTATCTTAAGCGACTGATTGTTGGCGGTTTCAATGGCGTATATGAAATTTCTAAAGATTTTAGAAATGAAGGAATGGATCGTTCACATAATCCGGAATTTACAATGATGGAACTTTATGTGCCATATAAAGATTACAATTGGATGATGGAATATGTTGAAAAAATGATTGAACATGTTTGCAACAACGTTTTTAATACTTTATTATTTAATGTTGATGGAACCGAGATAAATTTTAAAGCTCCTTGGAAAAGATTATCGATGATTGAAGCAATTAAAAATAAAACTGAGTTGAACGTTTTAGATTGCTCTATGGATGATTTAAAATCAGCTTCCAAGAAAGTTGGAATTGATGTTAGTACAATTCATTCCCGAGCAAAATATATTGATGAGTTATTTAGCGCTACAGTGGAACCAGAATTGATACAACCTACTTTTATCATTGATTATCCGCTTGAATTATCTCCACTTGCAAAAAAACATCGTACGAAAGAAGGGGTTGTTGAAAGATTTGAAGGGTATGTTTTTAGAAGAGAAATTTGTAACGCTTTCTCTGAATTGAATGACCCGATAGATCAGCGAAACAGGTTTGAAGATCAAGTAAAAATGAGAGAAGAAGGCGATGATGAAGCGCATCAAATTGATGAGGATTTTATACGCGCTCTAGAGTTTGGTATGCCTCCAACTGCTGGTTTAGGAGTTGGAATTGATAGATTAGTAATGTTGTTTACAGATCAACCTTCAATTCGTGATGTAGTATTTTTTCCACAGATGAAACCGGAAGTTAAAAGTTAA
- a CDS encoding DUF3108 domain-containing protein yields MIRYLSILILVVFLFFLFGFSVSKDHLVLEFNPKKIEVGEEITYVVKYLAFEIGEIKLIVQKEQIEGNDTLYNAIAYINSYEGIPFVDLHQIYETRFDTKQISHYFKGSILSEDTTYTKYFFNKDKNNIRIIKGRERTNDIWADSIINYERNYQDGLSLFYFARLRTGQQKKVNVPVFINEKHEKTYINFYSDVEDMDIDAVDYDISCVRLDGETEFRGIFGLTGYFEGWFSNDLYAVPIVAKMQVLIGSITLELKEWKKKGWMPPKYQD; encoded by the coding sequence ATGATAAGGTATTTATCAATTTTGATTTTAGTAGTTTTTTTATTTTTTCTTTTTGGATTTTCAGTATCAAAAGATCACTTAGTTTTAGAATTCAATCCAAAAAAGATAGAGGTTGGGGAGGAAATAACTTACGTTGTTAAATATCTTGCTTTTGAAATTGGGGAAATAAAACTAATTGTTCAAAAAGAGCAAATTGAAGGTAATGATACTCTCTACAACGCCATCGCATATATTAATTCGTATGAAGGGATTCCATTTGTAGATTTGCATCAAATTTATGAAACAAGATTTGATACAAAACAAATATCGCATTACTTCAAAGGCTCAATTCTTTCTGAAGATACAACTTATACAAAATATTTCTTCAACAAGGATAAAAATAATATCCGCATTATTAAAGGAAGAGAAAGAACAAATGATATTTGGGCTGACTCAATAATAAATTATGAACGCAATTATCAAGATGGACTTTCTTTATTTTATTTTGCAAGGTTGAGAACCGGACAGCAAAAAAAAGTGAATGTTCCTGTCTTTATTAATGAAAAGCATGAAAAAACTTACATAAACTTCTATAGTGATGTTGAGGATATGGATATTGACGCTGTTGACTACGATATATCTTGTGTTAGGTTAGATGGCGAAACAGAGTTTAGAGGAATCTTTGGTTTGACTGGTTACTTTGAAGGATGGTTTTCAAATGATCTGTACGCTGTTCCGATTGTTGCTAAGATGCAAGTTCTAATTGGCAGCATTACTTTGGAATTAAAAGAATGGAAGAAAAAAGGATGGATGCCTCCGAAGTATCAAGATTAA
- a CDS encoding rRNA pseudouridine synthase, whose translation MTRLNKFIADSGITSRRKAEELILQGRVTVNKKVIDKLAFNIDVEIDEVTVDGEKIKPADHVYYLLNKPKGVVTTTDDEKKRMTVTDLIKSKQKIFPIGRLDYNTTGVLILTNDGEFTQKLIHPKNNIIREYEVKLDKELAPEHETALLKGVFIDGTRGKFIAIKYGKKKDRKNILVQCTEGRNHFVKKMFTTINYTVEKLHRSSFAGIVPDIPIGSYRKLTQDEIKRLSK comes from the coding sequence ATGACGAGACTGAATAAATTTATTGCTGATAGTGGCATAACTTCCCGTAGAAAAGCAGAAGAATTAATTTTACAAGGAAGAGTTACAGTAAATAAAAAAGTAATTGATAAGCTTGCTTTTAATATAGATGTGGAAATTGACGAAGTAACAGTCGATGGAGAAAAAATTAAACCTGCCGATCACGTTTATTATCTTCTTAATAAACCAAAAGGTGTTGTAACAACAACTGATGATGAAAAGAAGAGAATGACTGTAACGGATCTTATAAAATCCAAACAAAAAATATTTCCTATTGGTAGATTAGATTATAATACAACCGGCGTTTTAATTTTAACAAACGATGGTGAGTTTACGCAGAAATTGATCCATCCAAAAAATAATATTATACGTGAGTATGAAGTTAAACTTGATAAAGAACTTGCACCGGAGCACGAAACGGCATTGTTAAAAGGCGTTTTTATAGATGGTACACGCGGAAAATTTATTGCTATCAAATATGGAAAGAAAAAAGATAGAAAAAACATACTTGTGCAATGCACTGAAGGTAGAAATCATTTTGTAAAAAAAATGTTTACGACTATTAATTACACAGTAGAAAAATTACACAGAAGCAGTTTTGCAGGAATTGTTCCTGACATTCCAATTGGATCATACAGAAAGTTAACACAAGATGAAATTAAAAGATTATCTAAATAA
- the raiA gene encoding ribosome-associated translation inhibitor RaiA — translation MNIQITARKFKAHDTLKEYIKDELSSLEKFNDEIISADVILSYQNNSNSIKKVEVVLSIPGQTLNAADQTEDYKTAVSSVTEKLSRQLKTVKSKRVAKVR, via the coding sequence ATGAATATCCAGATAACTGCCAGAAAATTCAAAGCTCACGACACATTAAAAGAGTATATAAAAGATGAACTTTCATCTTTAGAAAAATTTAACGATGAGATAATTAGCGCAGATGTTATACTCAGTTATCAAAACAATTCAAATAGTATTAAAAAAGTTGAAGTTGTTTTAAGTATTCCAGGCCAAACGCTTAATGCAGCAGATCAAACTGAAGATTATAAAACTGCTGTATCTTCTGTAACCGAAAAGTTGAGCAGACAGCTAAAAACTGTAAAATCAAAAAGAGTTGCTAAAGTAAGATGA
- the ybeY gene encoding rRNA maturation RNase YbeY, whose translation MKNLRVYSVLKELKKKKIHDLVKSLSTDLQFEVSNLEINFISAKSILSINKSYLKHDYTTDIITFDYSESDKNIDGEIFISIEDALFNSKKYKVSLSNELNRLVIHGTLHLLGYDDIVISDKIIMKRLENILLSKFKFVLL comes from the coding sequence TTGAAAAACTTGCGCGTTTATTCTGTCTTAAAAGAACTGAAGAAAAAAAAGATCCACGATTTAGTAAAATCATTGTCTACTGATCTACAATTTGAAGTATCCAATCTCGAAATAAATTTTATTTCAGCAAAGTCGATTTTAAGTATTAACAAATCTTACTTAAAACACGATTATACAACGGACATCATTACATTTGATTACTCTGAGTCTGATAAGAATATTGATGGTGAAATATTCATTTCGATAGAAGATGCATTGTTTAATTCTAAAAAATATAAAGTTTCCCTTTCAAACGAGTTGAATCGATTGGTGATTCATGGAACTCTTCATCTTTTAGGTTATGATGATATTGTGATCTCCGATAAAATAATTATGAAACGACTTGAAAATATATTGCTTTCTAAGTTTAAATTTGTTTTATTGTAG
- a CDS encoding tyrosine-type recombinase/integrase, protein MKIDDLIKKYLDEIGNIRRYSDNTIKSYRTDLEEFNRFCSDKDKTDLTKITERFIKSYLMVLSEKDLDKKSIARKLAAIRSTFKYAFQNDIITENPLSFISNPKSFRKLPEVVSTNLILQIYKLADEFDENPDLIKVVFELLYGCAMRVSELCDLKLSSIDLNRAQVRILGKGSKMRIVPVGEKSVLILNNYLNKYPVKNSNDYLIRTKKNDKLYPRLVHRMINKYLSKVSDIKKKSPHILRHSAATHMLDNGADLRAVKEILGHENLSTTQIYTHISIERLKSTYKKSHPKS, encoded by the coding sequence ATGAAGATTGATGACCTAATAAAAAAATATTTAGATGAAATTGGAAACATCAGACGTTATTCAGATAACACTATTAAATCTTATCGAACTGATTTAGAAGAGTTTAATAGATTTTGTTCTGATAAGGATAAAACTGATTTAACAAAAATTACCGAACGTTTTATCAAATCATACCTGATGGTTTTGAGCGAAAAGGATTTAGATAAGAAATCCATTGCCAGAAAATTAGCGGCAATTAGAAGTACATTTAAATATGCTTTTCAAAATGATATAATCACTGAAAATCCATTATCATTTATATCTAACCCTAAATCATTCAGAAAACTACCGGAAGTTGTTTCAACTAATTTAATCCTTCAAATTTATAAACTTGCTGATGAATTTGATGAAAATCCTGACCTCATTAAAGTGGTATTTGAACTACTTTATGGTTGCGCAATGCGTGTTAGTGAGCTTTGTGATTTAAAATTATCCAGTATTGATTTAAATAGAGCACAGGTTCGCATTTTAGGAAAAGGAAGTAAAATGAGAATTGTTCCTGTCGGGGAAAAATCAGTGCTAATCCTAAATAATTATTTAAATAAATATCCTGTTAAAAATTCAAATGATTACTTGATTCGCACAAAAAAAAATGATAAACTTTACCCAAGATTAGTTCATAGAATGATAAACAAGTACTTATCAAAAGTTTCTGATATAAAAAAGAAAAGCCCACATATTCTTCGCCATAGTGCAGCAACACATATGCTAGATAATGGTGCAGATTTAAGGGCAGTAAAGGAGATTCTGGGGCACGAAAACTTATCAACAACGCAAATCTATACTCATATTAGTATAGAAAGGCTTAAATCCACTTATAAAAAATCACATCCTAAATCTTAA
- the dacB gene encoding D-alanyl-D-alanine carboxypeptidase/D-alanyl-D-alanine-endopeptidase, which translates to MKLKDYLNNTFYIFVTSCFLATIISAQDSTRIKQDSLPLFSYSTISELSQQLDDIFNDNSFRNANWGVVIQSLENGEYFYKRNEDKFVVPASNLKLFTSAAGLLLLGSDYRFSTNIFINGHQSGSTIYGDLIVQGRGDPTISGRFYNNDINFVYDTWIDSLVDLGVTNINGNIVGDDNLFDDIGLGNGWSWDYETDWYSAQSSAISFNDNCVDITIHYDSKYDSVIVTSNPSLRSIVILNHVIAAAGNEKTNIEVNRERGTNVITVSGKFRKDANDFVTYATVLNPTQFAMIVFKNRLEKRGIRVNGYAIDIDDYERVIDYDDLELLFVSYSENISEIIKVINKGSQNFFAEQLLKTIGLEKLGFGSIINGINAAKEIFAEIGLNPENIIMVDGSGLSHLNMVTPRQVVELLKYMYSNKRAYFDFYNSLPIAGVDGTLGNRMKNTTAENVVRAKTGYIGHVRSLSGYAVTGDNEPIVFSMIANNFSVPVKLADNIQDLVCLRLTNFRRK; encoded by the coding sequence ATGAAATTAAAAGATTATCTAAATAACACTTTTTATATTTTTGTAACTTCGTGTTTTCTTGCAACAATTATTTCTGCACAGGATTCAACAAGGATTAAACAAGATTCTTTGCCGCTTTTTTCATATTCAACAATTTCAGAATTAAGTCAACAGCTAGATGATATTTTTAATGACAATAGTTTTAGAAATGCAAATTGGGGTGTTGTTATTCAATCACTTGAAAACGGCGAATATTTTTATAAAAGAAATGAAGATAAATTTGTTGTACCTGCCTCTAATCTAAAATTATTTACAAGTGCCGCTGGATTATTATTACTAGGTAGTGATTATAGATTTTCTACAAATATTTTTATTAATGGTCATCAATCTGGCTCAACAATATATGGCGATTTAATTGTTCAAGGCAGAGGAGATCCAACAATATCCGGAAGATTTTACAATAATGATATAAATTTTGTTTATGATACCTGGATCGATTCTTTAGTTGATTTAGGAGTTACAAATATCAATGGGAACATAGTGGGTGATGATAATTTATTTGATGATATTGGATTGGGTAATGGCTGGTCTTGGGATTATGAAACTGACTGGTATTCAGCTCAATCAAGTGCCATTTCTTTTAACGACAACTGTGTTGATATCACAATTCATTATGATTCAAAGTATGATTCTGTCATCGTTACATCAAATCCTAGCTTAAGAAGCATAGTGATATTAAATCATGTAATTGCAGCAGCAGGTAATGAAAAAACTAATATAGAAGTAAACAGGGAACGCGGGACGAATGTAATTACTGTTTCAGGCAAATTTAGAAAAGACGCAAATGATTTTGTTACCTATGCCACTGTTTTAAATCCGACTCAATTTGCGATGATTGTTTTTAAAAATCGGTTAGAAAAAAGAGGAATAAGAGTAAATGGTTATGCGATTGATATTGATGATTACGAAAGAGTAATTGATTATGACGACCTTGAATTATTATTTGTAAGCTATTCAGAAAATATTAGTGAAATTATTAAAGTGATTAATAAAGGAAGCCAGAATTTTTTTGCTGAGCAGTTATTAAAAACAATTGGATTGGAAAAACTTGGATTTGGTTCGATCATAAATGGTATTAATGCTGCAAAAGAAATATTTGCGGAAATCGGACTTAATCCGGAAAATATTATTATGGTTGATGGGAGTGGTTTATCTCATCTAAATATGGTTACGCCAAGGCAAGTTGTTGAATTGTTAAAATATATGTACTCAAATAAAAGGGCCTATTTCGATTTTTATAACTCTTTACCAATCGCAGGTGTTGATGGTACACTTGGTAATAGAATGAAAAATACTACAGCTGAAAATGTAGTTCGGGCAAAAACTGGGTATATAGGTCACGTGCGGAGCCTGTCCGGTTATGCAGTAACAGGGGATAATGAACCAATTGTGTTTTCAATGATCGCGAATAATTTTAGCGTACCTGTAAAACTTGCAGATAATATTCAGGATCTTGTCTGCTTACGATTAACAAATTTTAGGAGAAAATAA